Proteins encoded by one window of Pelmatolapia mariae isolate MD_Pm_ZW linkage group LG14, Pm_UMD_F_2, whole genome shotgun sequence:
- the npat gene encoding protein NPAT isoform X3, with the protein MLLPSDVARLVLGYLQEEGLSATSQAFIHESPNLKEYAEHTTGDGTIPACVFSIFGKSLTTILNEYVAAKTKESCHEVPVMMTSLWKKLDFTLNQIKSLQNSPAISACQRTRSRVGLANMARQRVLAVASAGGVVCSSVSETSTIISPAHTSHSMLAHSTPVCYSGPNSRAASGSGTSQHIHDSSQLMTTPRDSPMQIIVSEHRLNPGPMSPGRRKWDTPRKRSGAPSGSSAPSRPATAAGSSSAEPQPEEAVDENFPQLVIQNARDKILGDRSLQEKLAENINKILANEPMPQTSKGSSSTVETDQSIDEILGLQGEIHMSDDAIHDILEQTESDPAFQALFDLFDCNKTKFADGEAGDGDTSSSPEETDTAGTTSAIRLLQNIDTGATHSDSPASDTTPMTVKTKPGQERKTRKSAPPTLLKKTVLGPSGRSSRIENSSARLIVSQGDPRGVSSAPTNSNRKEKDPLFINTVNETPMDIDEPLNTPPPPPLDSLATQEPPAKDSTSISPVFGESSTDPSPVDSGAFPEPEETSASNMNNQKEPKQSQEFKDQPSAPGASSLPPEQAQLNITPAPTADLPQILLSNSGGDTLPVSTFSVISKSVLKTSSSTDTTASAASPSSAFIAAPSTATPAAPTSASTSASPRAAHASFTAASPASSSSSCAPVAPPPAASVATTADLLTTSIPNTAATDSSNVMSLKIIISDNQDEGSSSDTALNQAISSISGDKIPTIYVSSPAKSVGCPETPKANMDEVAQAVSGLQSSEAFASPLSSKAGAVTASPLTGTSQAQQSYIIQLPLDATNPALQGASYFLVTEPPSTEAEGRQLVLPAGVSNGQPLPTNQYAVTTPTRSTSYSTGSALVLPSPVKPMMLPVSVVGPNPVGKVQMVSNQLVAIQNPVSVEQTEPVPSKTPTVASKQPVAADIQPQTAKTTTTSTAMTASTSPSPSIQQTEKTNTESVVRTRPTILGGNKPKRRVETVRCLASPQAGVSLVKEPFSLQQYQKDSAKKSSRKQDHNTHKQESQSASTSSADASKVEAGKKSESEKRSKSVERKCSQDAHKDNSKPKDSYNSRSESDSALKSGSRKDKEESSRKESAEKVPLKPREGRTEKKTPSQEMPNVTANKENEMKGSMQDQQQQSAPSSSASRDLSPPAVTQPASQSQSKVTKTPSKTSSLAKQAAEMLQDIQGLKSPSNPNKGLGASSSDLPGTDSKQEAPADCPRTPRQKGKGKDGEGTPKHLMPPNTPDVPGCSPASEAGSESSINMAAHTLMILSRAAIARTGSPLKDSLRQEGIGEKSPTSSKNSKKRKQPISASSPPPKKESKRSPTKKKDRERKKIIDYFPEDLDVDKFLSSLHYDE; encoded by the exons ATGTTGCTACCGTCTGACGTCGCTCGGCTTGTTTTGG GGTACCTCCAAGAAGAGGGACTGTCAGCTACAAGCCAAGCTTTCATTCACGAGAGCCCCAACCTGAAAGAGTATGCCGAGCACACCACAGGAGATGGGACTATTCCTGCTTGCGTTTTT TCCATCTTTGGGAAGAGCCTGACAACCATTTTAAATGAGTATGTAGCTGCTAAAACAAAAG AGTCTTGTCATGAGGTTCCCGTCATGATGACTTCATTGTGGAAAAAGCTGGATTTCACACTCAACCAGATTAA GTCATTGCAGAATTCCCCTGCTATATCAGCATGTCAGAGAA CACGTTCACGTGTTGGATTGGCAAACATGGCTAGACAGCGGGTCCTTGCCGTGGCTTCTGCGGGTGGTGTTGTCTGTTCATCGGTTTCTGAGACGAGCACCATCATCAGCCCAGCGCACACCTCCCACAGCATGCTTGCCCACTCCACCCCAGTGTGCTACAGTGGTCCGAACAGCAGAGCAGCTTCTGGCAGTGGCACAAGCCAGCATATTCATGACAGCAGCCAATTAATGACTACACCCA GGGATTCACCCATGCAGATCATTGTTTCAGAGCATCGGCTAAATCCAGGCCCAATGTCTCCTGGTCGAAGGAAATG GGACACCCCCAGGAAGAGAAGTGGTGCTCCGAGTGGCTCCAGTGCCCCTAGCAGACCTGCTACAGCTGCTGGCAGCAGCAGTGCAGAACCCCAACCTGAAGAGGCTGTTGATGAAAACTTCCCT CAGCTTGTGATACAAAACGCACGTGACAAGATACTGGGTGACAGGTCATTACAAGAGAAACTTGCtgaaaacatcaacaaaatCCTTGCAAA TGAGCCAATGCCCCAAACATCAAAGGGTTCTTCAAGTACAGTGGAAACAGACCAGTCTATAGATGAAATACTAGGATtacag GGGGAAATTCATATGAGTGACGACGCCATCCATGACATTTTGGAGCAAACTGAGTCCGACCCAGCTTTTCAGGCTCTCTTTGACCTCTTTGACTGCA ATAAAACTAAATTCGCAGATGGAGAAGCAGGAGATGGCGATACGAGCAGTAGTCCAGAAGAGACCGACACTGCTGGAACTACATCTGCAATCAGACTCCTTCAAAATATTGATACAG GTGCCACACACAGTGATTCACCTGCTTCAGATACAACACCAATGACGGTGAAGACGAAACCTGGGCAAGAGCGAAAGACAAGAAAGTCCGCTCCTCCAACACTGTTAAAGAAAACAGTTCTTGGTCCCAGTGGCAGATCATCCAGGATTGAAAACAGTTCAGCCAGACTGATAGTGAGTCAAGGGGATCCCCGAGGTGTCTCAAGTGCTCCAACAAActcaaacagaaaagaaaaagatccaCTTTTCATTAACACTGTCAATGAAACACCAATGGATATTGATGAACCACTGAATacacctccccctcctcctttgGACAGTTTGGCCACTCAGGAGCCTCCCGCAAAGGACAGCACTTCTATCTCACCTGTCTTTGGTGAATCTTCCACAGATCCCTCGCCAGTGGACTCTGGTGCTTTTCCTGAGCCAGAGGAAACATCGGCCTCAAATATGAACAACCAAAAAGAACCTAAACAATCACAAGAGTTTAAAGATCAACCTAGTGCACCCGGAGCGTCATCTTTGCCTCCCGAACAAGCTCAGCTGAACATCACTCCAGCGCCCACCGCTGACCTACCTCAAATATTACTCTCAAACAGTGGAGGAGATACTCTACCAGTGTCTACTTTCTCAGTAATATCAAAATCTGTCTTAAAAACATCCTCTTCTACAGATACTACAGCTTCAGCAGCCTCACCCTCATCTGCTTTTATTGCTGCCCCATCTACTGCAACACCTGCCGCACCAACGTCTGCTTCTACCTCTGCAAGTCCAAGAGCTgcacatgcctcattcacagcTGCCTCACCCgcatcctcgtcctcctcctgtGCCCCCGTTGCCCCTCCTCCTGCAGCTTCAGTTGCAACAACAGCTGATCTGTTAACCACAAGCATCCCAAACACGGCTGCAACAGACTCCAGTAATGTCATGTCTTTGAAAATAATCATAAGTGATAACCAGGATGAAGGTTCTTCCAGCGACACAGCCTTAAACCAGGCAATTTCCAGCATTTCTGGAGACAAGATTCCCACCATTTACGTTTCCTCCCCAGCTAAGTCGGTGGGATGCCCTGAAACTCCAAAGGCCAACATGGATGAGGTGGCGCAGGCAGTTAGTGGATTACAAAGTTCTGAGGCATTTGCTAGTCCTCTGAGCAGCAAGGCTGGAGCAGTAACTGCATCTCCACTAACTGGAACATCACAGGCCCAGCAGAGCTATATAATTCAACTACCCCTGGATGCAACTAACCCTGCCCTCCAAGGAGCCAGCTATTTCCTTGTAACAGAGCCCCCATCTACCGAAGCTGAAGGCAGACAGCTGGTGCTGCCTGCTGGTGTCTCAAACGGACAGCCTTTACCCACAAATCAATATGCAGTGACAACACCAACTCGCTCTACAAGTTACTCCACTG GGTCAGCACTCGTCCTGCCATCACCTGTGAAGCCCATGATGCTTCCTGTTTCTGTTGTAGGACCGAATCCTGTGGGGAAAGTGCAGATGGTGTCCAATCAA CTTGTTGCCATACAGAATCCTGTATCAGTAGAGCAGACAGAACCTGTCCCGTCCAAAACTCCCACCGTCGCAAGCAAACAACCTGTAGCTGCTG ACATTCAACCACAAACTGCTAAAACGACTACAACCAGCACAGCCATGACTGCAAGTACATCCCCATCACCATCTATCCAGCAGACTGAGAAAACTAATACAGAGTCGGTTGTTCGAACAAGACCTACTATCCTGGGTGGCAACAAACCCAAGAGGAGGGTAGAAACTGTCAGATGTTTAGCAAGTCCGCAGGCTGGAGTAAGCTTAGTGAAGGAGCCCTTTTCTTTACAACAGTACCAGAAAGATTCTGCTAAAAAGAGCTCTCGCAAGCAGGATCATAACACCCACAAGCAGGAGTCTCAAAGTGCCAGTACCAGCAGTGCTGATGCTTCAAAAGTTGAGGctggaaaaaagtcagaatcaGAAAAAAGATCAAAATCTGTTGAGAGGAAATGCAGTCAGGATGCACATAAAGATAACTCAAAACCTAAGGACTCGTATAACTCCAGGTCAGAGTCTGATTCTGCACTAAAATCAGGAAGTAGGAAGGACAAAGAGGAAAGCAGCAGGAAAGAATCTGCAGAGAAGGTGCCTTTGAAACCACGTGAGGGACGTACAGAAAAGAAGACTCCCTCTCAGGAAATGCCAAATGTCACAGCTAACAAAGAGAATGAAATGAAGGGTAGCATGCAAGACCAACAACAGCAATCAGCACCTTCATCCTCAGCATCAAGAGACTTGAGCCCTCCAGCCGTCACTCAGCCGGCATCTCAGAGTCAGTCCAAAGTTACAAAAACACCATCTAAAACCAGTTCTCTGGCTAAACAGGCAGCTGAGATGCTTCAGGACATTCAAGGGCTCAAATCTCCCTCAAATCCAAACAAAGGGCTTGGCGCAAGCAGTTCAGACCTTCCTGGAACTGACAGTAAGCAGGAAGCACCTGCTGATTGTCCCAGGACTCCTCGACAAAAGGGAAAGGGTAAAGACGGAGAGGGTACTCCAAAGCATCTAATGCCTCCCAACACCCCAGATGTACCTGGCTGCAGCCCTGCCAGTGAAGCCGGCAGTGAAAGCAGCATTAATATGGCTGCTCACACACTTATGATTCTTTCACGTGCTGCCATCGCCAGGACAGGCAGTCCACTGAAGGACAGTTTGCGTCAGGAGGGGATAGGAGAAAAGTCGCCTACTAGCTCGAAGAACTCAAAGAAACGCAAACAACCTATTTCAGCATCCAGCCCCCCTCCAAAGAAAGAGTCAAAACGATCTCCCACCAAAAAGAAAGACCGA GAAAGGAAGAAAATTATAGATTATTTCCCTGAAGACTTGGATGTGGATAAGTTCCTGTCTTCACTTCACTATGATGAATGA
- the npat gene encoding protein NPAT isoform X2, translating to MLLPSDVARLVLGYLQEEGLSATSQAFIHESPNLKEYAEHTTGDGTIPACVFSIFGKSLTTILNEYVAAKTKESCHEVPVMMTSLWKKLDFTLNQIKSLQNSPAISACQRTRSRVGLANMARQRVLAVASAGGVVCSSVSETSTIISPAHTSHSMLAHSTPVCYSGPNSRAASGSGTSQHIHDSSQLMTTPRDSPMQIIVSEHRLNPGPMSPGRRKWDTPRKRSGAPSGSSAPSRPATAAGSSSAEPQPEEAVDENFPLVIQNARDKILGDRSLQEKLAENINKILANEPMPQTSKGSSSTVETDQSIDEILGLQGEIHMSDDAIHDILEQTESDPAFQALFDLFDCNKTKFADGEAGDGDTSSSPEETDTAGTTSAIRLLQNIDTGATHSDSPASDTTPMTVKTKPGQERKTRKSAPPTLLKKTVLGPSGRSSRIENSSARLIVSQGDPRGVSSAPTNSNRKEKDPLFINTVNETPMDIDEPLNTPPPPPLDSLATQEPPAKDSTSISPVFGESSTDPSPVDSGAFPEPEETSASNMNNQKEPKQSQEFKDQPSAPGASSLPPEQAQLNITPAPTADLPQILLSNSGGDTLPVSTFSVISKSVLKTSSSTDTTASAASPSSAFIAAPSTATPAAPTSASTSASPRAAHASFTAASPASSSSSCAPVAPPPAASVATTADLLTTSIPNTAATDSSNVMSLKIIISDNQDEGSSSDTALNQAISSISGDKIPTIYVSSPAKSVGCPETPKANMDEVAQAVSGLQSSEAFASPLSSKAGAVTASPLTGTSQAQQSYIIQLPLDATNPALQGASYFLVTEPPSTEAEGRQLVLPAGVSNGQPLPTNQYAVTTPTRSTSYSTGSALVLPSPVKPMMLPVSVVGPNPVGKVQMVSNQLVAIQNPVSVEQTEPVPSKTPTVASKQPVAAGTEKNLGSKVVQPVSAGNTDQQDAAKGATHRRILCFDSSADIQPQTAKTTTTSTAMTASTSPSPSIQQTEKTNTESVVRTRPTILGGNKPKRRVETVRCLASPQAGVSLVKEPFSLQQYQKDSAKKSSRKQDHNTHKQESQSASTSSADASKVEAGKKSESEKRSKSVERKCSQDAHKDNSKPKDSYNSRSESDSALKSGSRKDKEESSRKESAEKVPLKPREGRTEKKTPSQEMPNVTANKENEMKGSMQDQQQQSAPSSSASRDLSPPAVTQPASQSQSKVTKTPSKTSSLAKQAAEMLQDIQGLKSPSNPNKGLGASSSDLPGTDSKQEAPADCPRTPRQKGKGKDGEGTPKHLMPPNTPDVPGCSPASEAGSESSINMAAHTLMILSRAAIARTGSPLKDSLRQEGIGEKSPTSSKNSKKRKQPISASSPPPKKESKRSPTKKKDRERKKIIDYFPEDLDVDKFLSSLHYDE from the exons ATGTTGCTACCGTCTGACGTCGCTCGGCTTGTTTTGG GGTACCTCCAAGAAGAGGGACTGTCAGCTACAAGCCAAGCTTTCATTCACGAGAGCCCCAACCTGAAAGAGTATGCCGAGCACACCACAGGAGATGGGACTATTCCTGCTTGCGTTTTT TCCATCTTTGGGAAGAGCCTGACAACCATTTTAAATGAGTATGTAGCTGCTAAAACAAAAG AGTCTTGTCATGAGGTTCCCGTCATGATGACTTCATTGTGGAAAAAGCTGGATTTCACACTCAACCAGATTAA GTCATTGCAGAATTCCCCTGCTATATCAGCATGTCAGAGAA CACGTTCACGTGTTGGATTGGCAAACATGGCTAGACAGCGGGTCCTTGCCGTGGCTTCTGCGGGTGGTGTTGTCTGTTCATCGGTTTCTGAGACGAGCACCATCATCAGCCCAGCGCACACCTCCCACAGCATGCTTGCCCACTCCACCCCAGTGTGCTACAGTGGTCCGAACAGCAGAGCAGCTTCTGGCAGTGGCACAAGCCAGCATATTCATGACAGCAGCCAATTAATGACTACACCCA GGGATTCACCCATGCAGATCATTGTTTCAGAGCATCGGCTAAATCCAGGCCCAATGTCTCCTGGTCGAAGGAAATG GGACACCCCCAGGAAGAGAAGTGGTGCTCCGAGTGGCTCCAGTGCCCCTAGCAGACCTGCTACAGCTGCTGGCAGCAGCAGTGCAGAACCCCAACCTGAAGAGGCTGTTGATGAAAACTTCCCT CTTGTGATACAAAACGCACGTGACAAGATACTGGGTGACAGGTCATTACAAGAGAAACTTGCtgaaaacatcaacaaaatCCTTGCAAA TGAGCCAATGCCCCAAACATCAAAGGGTTCTTCAAGTACAGTGGAAACAGACCAGTCTATAGATGAAATACTAGGATtacag GGGGAAATTCATATGAGTGACGACGCCATCCATGACATTTTGGAGCAAACTGAGTCCGACCCAGCTTTTCAGGCTCTCTTTGACCTCTTTGACTGCA ATAAAACTAAATTCGCAGATGGAGAAGCAGGAGATGGCGATACGAGCAGTAGTCCAGAAGAGACCGACACTGCTGGAACTACATCTGCAATCAGACTCCTTCAAAATATTGATACAG GTGCCACACACAGTGATTCACCTGCTTCAGATACAACACCAATGACGGTGAAGACGAAACCTGGGCAAGAGCGAAAGACAAGAAAGTCCGCTCCTCCAACACTGTTAAAGAAAACAGTTCTTGGTCCCAGTGGCAGATCATCCAGGATTGAAAACAGTTCAGCCAGACTGATAGTGAGTCAAGGGGATCCCCGAGGTGTCTCAAGTGCTCCAACAAActcaaacagaaaagaaaaagatccaCTTTTCATTAACACTGTCAATGAAACACCAATGGATATTGATGAACCACTGAATacacctccccctcctcctttgGACAGTTTGGCCACTCAGGAGCCTCCCGCAAAGGACAGCACTTCTATCTCACCTGTCTTTGGTGAATCTTCCACAGATCCCTCGCCAGTGGACTCTGGTGCTTTTCCTGAGCCAGAGGAAACATCGGCCTCAAATATGAACAACCAAAAAGAACCTAAACAATCACAAGAGTTTAAAGATCAACCTAGTGCACCCGGAGCGTCATCTTTGCCTCCCGAACAAGCTCAGCTGAACATCACTCCAGCGCCCACCGCTGACCTACCTCAAATATTACTCTCAAACAGTGGAGGAGATACTCTACCAGTGTCTACTTTCTCAGTAATATCAAAATCTGTCTTAAAAACATCCTCTTCTACAGATACTACAGCTTCAGCAGCCTCACCCTCATCTGCTTTTATTGCTGCCCCATCTACTGCAACACCTGCCGCACCAACGTCTGCTTCTACCTCTGCAAGTCCAAGAGCTgcacatgcctcattcacagcTGCCTCACCCgcatcctcgtcctcctcctgtGCCCCCGTTGCCCCTCCTCCTGCAGCTTCAGTTGCAACAACAGCTGATCTGTTAACCACAAGCATCCCAAACACGGCTGCAACAGACTCCAGTAATGTCATGTCTTTGAAAATAATCATAAGTGATAACCAGGATGAAGGTTCTTCCAGCGACACAGCCTTAAACCAGGCAATTTCCAGCATTTCTGGAGACAAGATTCCCACCATTTACGTTTCCTCCCCAGCTAAGTCGGTGGGATGCCCTGAAACTCCAAAGGCCAACATGGATGAGGTGGCGCAGGCAGTTAGTGGATTACAAAGTTCTGAGGCATTTGCTAGTCCTCTGAGCAGCAAGGCTGGAGCAGTAACTGCATCTCCACTAACTGGAACATCACAGGCCCAGCAGAGCTATATAATTCAACTACCCCTGGATGCAACTAACCCTGCCCTCCAAGGAGCCAGCTATTTCCTTGTAACAGAGCCCCCATCTACCGAAGCTGAAGGCAGACAGCTGGTGCTGCCTGCTGGTGTCTCAAACGGACAGCCTTTACCCACAAATCAATATGCAGTGACAACACCAACTCGCTCTACAAGTTACTCCACTG GGTCAGCACTCGTCCTGCCATCACCTGTGAAGCCCATGATGCTTCCTGTTTCTGTTGTAGGACCGAATCCTGTGGGGAAAGTGCAGATGGTGTCCAATCAA CTTGTTGCCATACAGAATCCTGTATCAGTAGAGCAGACAGAACCTGTCCCGTCCAAAACTCCCACCGTCGCAAGCAAACAACCTGTAGCTGCTG GCACTGAGAAAAATCTGGGCAGTAAAGTGGTTCAACCTGTATCAGCTGGAAACACAGACCAGCAGGATGCAGCAAAAGGTGCCACTCACAGGAGAATTTTATGTTTTGACTCTTCTGCAGACATTCAACCACAAACTGCTAAAACGACTACAACCAGCACAGCCATGACTGCAAGTACATCCCCATCACCATCTATCCAGCAGACTGAGAAAACTAATACAGAGTCGGTTGTTCGAACAAGACCTACTATCCTGGGTGGCAACAAACCCAAGAGGAGGGTAGAAACTGTCAGATGTTTAGCAAGTCCGCAGGCTGGAGTAAGCTTAGTGAAGGAGCCCTTTTCTTTACAACAGTACCAGAAAGATTCTGCTAAAAAGAGCTCTCGCAAGCAGGATCATAACACCCACAAGCAGGAGTCTCAAAGTGCCAGTACCAGCAGTGCTGATGCTTCAAAAGTTGAGGctggaaaaaagtcagaatcaGAAAAAAGATCAAAATCTGTTGAGAGGAAATGCAGTCAGGATGCACATAAAGATAACTCAAAACCTAAGGACTCGTATAACTCCAGGTCAGAGTCTGATTCTGCACTAAAATCAGGAAGTAGGAAGGACAAAGAGGAAAGCAGCAGGAAAGAATCTGCAGAGAAGGTGCCTTTGAAACCACGTGAGGGACGTACAGAAAAGAAGACTCCCTCTCAGGAAATGCCAAATGTCACAGCTAACAAAGAGAATGAAATGAAGGGTAGCATGCAAGACCAACAACAGCAATCAGCACCTTCATCCTCAGCATCAAGAGACTTGAGCCCTCCAGCCGTCACTCAGCCGGCATCTCAGAGTCAGTCCAAAGTTACAAAAACACCATCTAAAACCAGTTCTCTGGCTAAACAGGCAGCTGAGATGCTTCAGGACATTCAAGGGCTCAAATCTCCCTCAAATCCAAACAAAGGGCTTGGCGCAAGCAGTTCAGACCTTCCTGGAACTGACAGTAAGCAGGAAGCACCTGCTGATTGTCCCAGGACTCCTCGACAAAAGGGAAAGGGTAAAGACGGAGAGGGTACTCCAAAGCATCTAATGCCTCCCAACACCCCAGATGTACCTGGCTGCAGCCCTGCCAGTGAAGCCGGCAGTGAAAGCAGCATTAATATGGCTGCTCACACACTTATGATTCTTTCACGTGCTGCCATCGCCAGGACAGGCAGTCCACTGAAGGACAGTTTGCGTCAGGAGGGGATAGGAGAAAAGTCGCCTACTAGCTCGAAGAACTCAAAGAAACGCAAACAACCTATTTCAGCATCCAGCCCCCCTCCAAAGAAAGAGTCAAAACGATCTCCCACCAAAAAGAAAGACCGA GAAAGGAAGAAAATTATAGATTATTTCCCTGAAGACTTGGATGTGGATAAGTTCCTGTCTTCACTTCACTATGATGAATGA